A single window of Periplaneta americana isolate PAMFEO1 chromosome 14, P.americana_PAMFEO1_priV1, whole genome shotgun sequence DNA harbors:
- the LOC138713336 gene encoding leucine-rich repeat-containing protein 15-like, which yields MQQSLKINSFENRNLQKLKYLDLRGNTIKQISDDAFRVINKLIYLNLNNNLLSALSEDTFKDLTRLEYLYLESNRIYRLDENTFINLESLRFLDLDNNRLKTLSEAVFDGLDNVAQIRLSGNRIEKLIVGSFDGIEWTTQKLYLGWNRISTLKEGMFRDLIKLRLLSLRHNKIKTLPREIFKDLIALELIYLDGNRIEALDSNLFHDQIRLKVLDISNNFIKDIDDDMFIRNCQLHSLYLSNNKFIVDSSKPFLRIPSLSLLKLSNCVVNHLTKNIFQNTPNLTAIALDNVFLSTIDIESIKQLKCLKFLSLHGNPIQCDCSLQRVRKWCIIQNIDLYWFTLDSGFLTIEEHKEPTCEFPDIFEDMPWSHMDANLKC from the coding sequence ATGCAGCAGTCTCTAAAAATAAACAGCTTTGAGAACAGGAACttacaaaaattgaaataccttgaTTTAAGAggaaatacaataaaacagataAGTGATGATGCATTTCGCGtcataaataaattgatttacttaaatttaaataacaatttGCTGTCTGCTTTATCTGAAGACACATTTAAGGACTTGACAAGActggaatatttatatttagaaaGCAATAGGATTTATCGTTTAGATGAAAATACTTTCATTAACTTGGAAAGCTTACGATTTCTTGATCTGGACAATAACAGACTGAAAACGTTAAGTGAAGCTGTGTTCGATGGTTTAGATAATGTAGCGCAGATACGTCTTTCAGGTAATAGAATTGAAAAGTTGATAGTAGGATCTTTTGATGGCATTGAATGGACAACTCAAAAACTTTATCTAGGATGGAATCGAATATCAACTCTGAAAGAAGGGATGTTTCGAGATCTTATAAAGCTCCGTCTTTTATCTttgagacataataaaataaaaacgttacCTCGTGAAATATTCAAAGATTTAATTGCATTGGAACTTATCTATTTGGATGGTAACAGGATCGAAGCTCTTGATTCTAATTTATTTCATGATCAAATTAGACTAAaagttttagatatttcaaacaattttatcAAAGATATTGATGACGACATGTTTATACGAAACTGTCAGTTACACTCATTGTATCTATCAAACAACAAATTCATTGTTGATAGCAGCAAGCCATTTCTGAGAATTCCATCACTGAGCCTCTTGAAATTGTCTAATTGTGTTGTTAatcatttaacaaaaaatattttccagaatACACCAAACCTGACTGCTATTGCTTTGGACAATGTGTTCTTATCAACAATTGATATAGAATCCATAAAACAGTTAAAGTgcttgaaatttctttcacttcaTGGCAATCCAATCCAGTGTGATTGTTCATTACAGAGAGTTAGAAAATGGTGCATAATTCAAAACATTGACTTATACTGGTTTACTCTTGATAGTGGATTCTTGACAATAGAAGAACACAAGGAACCAACATGTGAATTTCCCGACATTTTTGAAGACATGCCTTGGAGCCATATGGACGCAAACTTGAAGTGTTAA
- the LOC138713334 gene encoding leucine-rich repeat-containing protein 15-like isoform X1, with product MQKRAVMCFGPAFHFSSFLLLLLLLVVVVEMKRCPDDCLCDFEEKIADCSDRFLRQPPDNLDPTFTKLIFRNNYLGDLTSEYFRNEHLTHLKELDLSKNYIRKIYSDAFYGLDALFHLNIQSNEISYLVEDSFNDLVSLEYLLLDNNTLQYLYEDTFHDLGKLKKLGLSENKLEYVEPGTFKGMHNLTNLDMSDNSIRTLSPGFLDGIEGTLEILLLDNNKILTIEDGAFKNMSSLWLLSLGNNRLKKIRGSGFEGLVALEYLYISGNILDEITPDTFQHLPKLKSLDLSHNVIYSIYSDAFSANSNLQQLYLSRNSWLYIYSEFSFIDVPSLEVLKLSGNKVRHLSVNIFQNTPNLTTLALDYTYLSKIDIEALHHLKKLKYLSIHDNPLPCDCSLHKIRLWCIENNVDTSWFTIDMGYLSSEMHLEPSCIFPEEEIAMTWDKLKCNKE from the coding sequence GAGCTGTCATGTGCTTTGGTCCAGCTTttcatttttcatcatttttgctgctgcttctgctttTGGTGGTGGTAGTTGAGATGAAAAGATGTCCTGATGATTGCCTTTGTGATTTTGAGGAAAAGATTGCAGACTGCAGTGACAGATTCTTACGGCAACCTCCAGACAATTTAGACCCAACTTTCACCAAACTTATTTTCAGGAACAATTATCTAGGAGATTTGACATCTGAATACTTCAGAAATGAGCATCTGACTCATCTTAAAGAACTTGATTTGTCGAAGAACTATATACGCAAGATATATTCCGATGCTTTTTATGGATTAGATGCATTGTTTCACTTGAATATTCAAAGTAACGAGATCAGTTATCTAGTTGAAGATTCATTTAATGACCTTGTAAGCTTGGAGTATCTGCTATTGGATAACAATACATTACAATATTTATACGAAGATACATTTCATGATTTAGGGAAATTGAAGAAGCTTGGTTTGAGTGAAAACAAATTGGAGTATGTAGAACCCGGAACTTTCAAAGGAATGCATAATCTAACTAATCTAGATATGTCTGATAACAGCATACGTACCTTAAGTCCAGGTTTCTTAGATGGCATAGAAGGCACATTGGAAATTCTTCttttagataataataaaattcttacgATTGAGGATGGTGCATTTAAAAATATGAGCAGCTTATGGCTCCTTTCATTAGGGAACAACAGGTTAAAGAAAATAAGAGGTAGTGGTTTTGAAGGCCTCGTAGCCTTGGAATATTTGTACATTAGTGGTAACATACTTGATGAAATAACACCTGATACTTTTCAAcatcttccgaaattaaaatcACTTGACTTGTCACACaatgtaatatacagtatatattcagATGCATTTtctgcaaattcaaatttgcaacAGTTATATTTATCACGAAATAGTTGGTTGTACATATACAGTGAATTCTCATTTATTGATGTACCTTCACTTGAAGTTTTGAAATTGTCGGGTAATAAAGTTAGACATTTATCAgtcaatatttttcagaatactcCAAATCTAACAACACTAGCATTAGATTACACATATTTATCAAAAATTGATATAGAGGCACTGCATCacttaaaaaagttaaaatacttGTCTATTCATGACAATCCATTACCATGTGACTGTTCACTTCATAAGATAAGGCTTTGGTGCATTGAAAACAACGTTGATACAAGTTGGTTTACTATTGATATGGGATATCTATCCTCAGAGATGCATCTAGAGCCTTCATGTATATTCCCAGAGGAAGAAATTGCGATGACATGGGATAAATTGAAGTGTAATAAAGAATAA
- the LOC138713334 gene encoding leucine-rich repeat-containing protein 15-like isoform X2 gives MCFGPAFHFSSFLLLLLLLVVVVEMKRCPDDCLCDFEEKIADCSDRFLRQPPDNLDPTFTKLIFRNNYLGDLTSEYFRNEHLTHLKELDLSKNYIRKIYSDAFYGLDALFHLNIQSNEISYLVEDSFNDLVSLEYLLLDNNTLQYLYEDTFHDLGKLKKLGLSENKLEYVEPGTFKGMHNLTNLDMSDNSIRTLSPGFLDGIEGTLEILLLDNNKILTIEDGAFKNMSSLWLLSLGNNRLKKIRGSGFEGLVALEYLYISGNILDEITPDTFQHLPKLKSLDLSHNVIYSIYSDAFSANSNLQQLYLSRNSWLYIYSEFSFIDVPSLEVLKLSGNKVRHLSVNIFQNTPNLTTLALDYTYLSKIDIEALHHLKKLKYLSIHDNPLPCDCSLHKIRLWCIENNVDTSWFTIDMGYLSSEMHLEPSCIFPEEEIAMTWDKLKCNKE, from the coding sequence ATGTGCTTTGGTCCAGCTTttcatttttcatcatttttgctgctgcttctgctttTGGTGGTGGTAGTTGAGATGAAAAGATGTCCTGATGATTGCCTTTGTGATTTTGAGGAAAAGATTGCAGACTGCAGTGACAGATTCTTACGGCAACCTCCAGACAATTTAGACCCAACTTTCACCAAACTTATTTTCAGGAACAATTATCTAGGAGATTTGACATCTGAATACTTCAGAAATGAGCATCTGACTCATCTTAAAGAACTTGATTTGTCGAAGAACTATATACGCAAGATATATTCCGATGCTTTTTATGGATTAGATGCATTGTTTCACTTGAATATTCAAAGTAACGAGATCAGTTATCTAGTTGAAGATTCATTTAATGACCTTGTAAGCTTGGAGTATCTGCTATTGGATAACAATACATTACAATATTTATACGAAGATACATTTCATGATTTAGGGAAATTGAAGAAGCTTGGTTTGAGTGAAAACAAATTGGAGTATGTAGAACCCGGAACTTTCAAAGGAATGCATAATCTAACTAATCTAGATATGTCTGATAACAGCATACGTACCTTAAGTCCAGGTTTCTTAGATGGCATAGAAGGCACATTGGAAATTCTTCttttagataataataaaattcttacgATTGAGGATGGTGCATTTAAAAATATGAGCAGCTTATGGCTCCTTTCATTAGGGAACAACAGGTTAAAGAAAATAAGAGGTAGTGGTTTTGAAGGCCTCGTAGCCTTGGAATATTTGTACATTAGTGGTAACATACTTGATGAAATAACACCTGATACTTTTCAAcatcttccgaaattaaaatcACTTGACTTGTCACACaatgtaatatacagtatatattcagATGCATTTtctgcaaattcaaatttgcaacAGTTATATTTATCACGAAATAGTTGGTTGTACATATACAGTGAATTCTCATTTATTGATGTACCTTCACTTGAAGTTTTGAAATTGTCGGGTAATAAAGTTAGACATTTATCAgtcaatatttttcagaatactcCAAATCTAACAACACTAGCATTAGATTACACATATTTATCAAAAATTGATATAGAGGCACTGCATCacttaaaaaagttaaaatacttGTCTATTCATGACAATCCATTACCATGTGACTGTTCACTTCATAAGATAAGGCTTTGGTGCATTGAAAACAACGTTGATACAAGTTGGTTTACTATTGATATGGGATATCTATCCTCAGAGATGCATCTAGAGCCTTCATGTATATTCCCAGAGGAAGAAATTGCGATGACATGGGATAAATTGAAGTGTAATAAAGAATAA